Proteins found in one Ptychodera flava strain L36383 chromosome 16, AS_Pfla_20210202, whole genome shotgun sequence genomic segment:
- the LOC139115023 gene encoding uncharacterized protein, whose amino-acid sequence MVPLCRFVGISVSIILWATVHGDGEPYCGKCRQRIDVNGREYEDNFEMLPCPSDLLDMVQNIRDGLVNVTGDFSSIITAESSKGDYKWILLPERLIGKNLSMGNGPGDELLDLCNRCEMALYENGITSWECEETECPDEFIGSFSLDPFQPIVRILPAVTCMKTVGEDTNKFYCYYNV is encoded by the exons ATG GTTCCGCTCTGCCGATTCGTAGGTATCTCAGTGTCCATCATACTGTGGGCAACCGTTCACGGCGACGGTGAACCGTATTGTGGAAAGTGCAGACAGAGGATTGACGTAAACGGGAGAGAATACGAGGACAACTTTGAGATGCTACCATGTCCATCAGATTTACTCGACATGGTTCAAAATATTAGAGATGGCCTTGTGAATGTTACTGGAGACTTTTCAAGTATAATCACTGCTGAAAGTTCTAAGGGAGACTACAAATGGATACTGTTACCAGAAAGGCTTATCGGCAAGAATTTGAGCATG GGCAATGGTCCCGGGGATGAGCTGTTGGATCTCTGTAATCGTTGTGAAATGGCACTCTATGAAAACGGAATCACATCTTGGGAATGTGAG GAAACAGAATGCCCGGATGAGTTTATCGGCAGTTTTTCCTTGGATCCGTTCCAACCTATCGTCAGGATTTTACCCGCAGTAACATGTATGAAAACCGTTGGggaagatacaaacaagttcTATTGCTACTACAACGTTTAA
- the LOC139114607 gene encoding uncharacterized protein: MVSPYRLAIISVSIILWAAVRCDDEPFCERCRARFDEAGREYEDNCTLTPSCPSDLLDMVQDIRDGLVDVAGELSPYVGVRSSGEPYTWLSLPEGLLGTGLSMGEGPGDELSDSCARCNMRIYENGVTGWDCEDTECPEEFVGNFSWVPFKPIVTIIPNEICVYEDDEDMFKFFCYYNI, translated from the exons ATG GTTTCTCCCTACCGATTGGCAATCATCTCAGTCTCCATTATACTATGGGCAGCCGTTCGTTGCGACGACGAACCGTTCTGTGAAAGGTGCAGAGCTCGCTTCGATGAAGCCGGAAGAGAATACGAAGACAACTGTACCCTTACACCATCGTGTCCATCAGACTTACTCGACATGGTTCAAGACATCCGAGATGGTCTTGTTGATGTTGCCGGTGAATTATCACCGTACGTTGGAGTAAGAAGTTCTGGGGAACCTTACACCTGGCTTTCACTCCCAGAGGGACTTCTCGGAACTGGATTGAGCATG GGTGAGGGGCCTGGGGACGAACTGTCGGATTCCTGTGCTCGATGCAACATGAGAATCTATGAAAACGGAGTTACAGGTTGGGATTGTGAG GACACAGAATGCCCGGAAGAGTTTGTCGGTAATTTTTCATGGGTGCCCTTCAAACCAATCGTCACCATCATACCAAACGAAATCTGTGTTTATGAAGACGACGAAGATATGTTCAAGTTCTTCTGTTACTACAATATCTAA